A genomic region of Methanobacterium formicicum DSM 3637 contains the following coding sequences:
- a CDS encoding DUF5518 domain-containing protein, with translation MADWKIIGLSELINSVLTIILILIFFPISFLGPLIGGFLASYFSRGYENYDKMDLKDGTVVGIISGIIGGLLITLILIMGFEAISTIINLISLQIGIMPGANTVVAAYIICQLSIIIISVILGAIGGLIGMKVKMNIKK, from the coding sequence ATGGCTGATTGGAAAATTATAGGATTAAGTGAACTCATTAACTCAGTATTAACCATTATCTTAATTTTAATCTTCTTTCCTATTTCCTTTTTAGGTCCATTAATTGGGGGATTTTTAGCCTCCTACTTTAGTCGAGGATATGAAAATTACGATAAAATGGATTTAAAGGATGGAACGGTTGTTGGAATAATTTCAGGAATTATAGGTGGCCTTCTAATCACACTAATATTGATTATGGGCTTTGAAGCCATTAGCACCATTATAAATTTAATATCTCTCCAAATTGGAATAATGCCCGGGGCTAATACTGTAGTGGCAGCGTACATTATCTGCCAGCTATCTATAATAATAATAAGCGTGATTCTGGGGGCCATAGGTGGATTAATTGGAATGAAGGTTAAGATGAATATTAAAAAGTGA
- a CDS encoding CcdC protein domain-containing protein, whose product MQVSGDVFLNSDAFLFVIFLILLLQLRERKVSMARLIIMPIIMTIASLPFFFAEASMGWFPLLLVIIGLVVGLILGVFLGSLMEVKLREEDGKIVMKGSILVVIIWGIVITLKVLGKNYLNANHVLSLDLLTSIFLAITLGTMISRRIIIYRQYHHKKKLHSQST is encoded by the coding sequence ATGCAAGTAAGCGGAGATGTATTCCTTAACAGTGATGCTTTTCTATTTGTAATCTTTCTAATCCTGCTGCTTCAGCTTAGAGAGAGGAAGGTTTCCATGGCTCGGCTCATTATAATGCCAATTATAATGACTATCGCATCCTTGCCATTCTTTTTTGCTGAAGCAAGTATGGGATGGTTTCCACTACTTCTGGTAATCATTGGCCTGGTGGTGGGCTTGATACTGGGAGTGTTTCTGGGCTCTTTAATGGAAGTAAAGCTCCGGGAAGAAGATGGGAAAATTGTGATGAAAGGCTCAATTCTGGTGGTTATCATCTGGGGGATCGTAATTACCCTCAAGGTTTTGGGCAAAAACTATCTCAACGCAAACCACGTCCTGAGCCTGGATCTTTTAACCTCAATATTCCTGGCCATTACCCTTGGAACCATGATCAGCCGCCGTATAATCATATACCGGCAATACCATCACAAGAAAAAATTACATTCACAATCAACATAA
- a CDS encoding sodium:proton antiporter yields the protein MVELLFFFIMILIVSLLSFKIDKMPISFQMIFIVAGMFMGWLVTGYVDVTEPPYSTIIFLIAEIALVIVLFSDASRVGLKALKNNLSTRLLIVSLPLTIIFGVLVAALLFPNLPWWLAGIIGAALAPTDAALGQIVVKNKNIPERIRKTLEIESGLNDGGSVPFLLVFIAIGLASEVFKPMGYFIEVALEQIGFGILVGLGVGLIGGGLVLKARDKGWITPVYQRIAFLALAILTFIIADEIGGSGFIAAFIGGLALGYVVKDAGNILMDFSEAEGQLLNLMVFFLLGIVVVPLLFHLTWQILLYAILSLTIIRMLPVAISLIGTKLRWNTVLFMGWFGPRGLASVVLALLAISELGSFPGEDTFISVVFITVLLSVFAHGLTASPLSNLYGRGIRESNQNQN from the coding sequence TTGGTTGAGCTGTTATTCTTTTTTATAATGATTTTAATTGTGTCTCTGTTATCCTTCAAAATCGATAAAATGCCAATTAGTTTCCAGATGATATTCATCGTTGCTGGGATGTTCATGGGCTGGCTGGTCACTGGATACGTGGATGTCACAGAACCACCCTACTCTACCATAATCTTTTTAATAGCAGAAATAGCTCTGGTAATTGTTCTTTTTTCTGATGCATCCCGTGTGGGATTAAAGGCACTTAAAAATAACCTGAGCACCAGACTGCTCATTGTAAGCTTACCACTTACCATTATTTTTGGAGTTTTAGTAGCCGCGTTACTGTTCCCGAATTTACCATGGTGGTTGGCAGGGATTATAGGAGCAGCTCTGGCACCAACCGATGCTGCTTTAGGGCAGATAGTGGTTAAAAATAAGAACATACCCGAAAGAATAAGGAAGACTTTGGAAATTGAAAGTGGATTAAATGATGGAGGGTCAGTTCCCTTCCTTTTGGTCTTCATAGCTATTGGTTTAGCTTCGGAGGTTTTCAAGCCAATGGGATACTTTATTGAGGTTGCACTTGAACAGATAGGCTTTGGAATTTTAGTAGGTCTGGGTGTGGGTCTTATTGGCGGTGGATTGGTTTTAAAAGCACGGGATAAAGGATGGATCACTCCAGTCTACCAGAGAATAGCATTTTTAGCACTGGCAATTCTCACCTTTATCATAGCTGATGAAATTGGTGGAAGTGGCTTTATTGCTGCTTTTATAGGGGGTTTAGCCTTAGGATACGTTGTTAAAGATGCTGGAAATATATTAATGGATTTTTCCGAGGCAGAAGGACAATTATTAAACTTGATGGTTTTTTTCCTCCTGGGAATAGTGGTAGTTCCACTCCTCTTTCACCTGACCTGGCAGATATTGCTCTATGCCATCTTAAGTCTAACCATTATCCGAATGTTACCGGTGGCAATATCCCTGATTGGCACTAAATTAAGATGGAATACAGTACTATTCATGGGATGGTTTGGTCCAAGGGGCCTGGCCTCTGTGGTACTGGCCCTTTTAGCCATATCTGAACTGGGATCATTTCCAGGTGAAGATACCTTCATTTCAGTAGTTTTTATCACCGTACTTTTGAGTGTTTTTGCCCATGGCCTCACAGCATCGCCTTTATCTAACCTTTATGGTCGAGGAATAAGGGAAAGTAATCAGAATCAAAATTAA
- a CDS encoding class I SAM-dependent methyltransferase, producing MKPEYSKTKSPEYSKTERVHLTEEKETLLITLYAKALDKRSEKPVLSDQKADEMVKAIDYDFEKLIPPEDLNSANLVVIRAKQIDAWLEEFLKTHPDVVVLNLGCGLDTLVSRINPSADVSWFDVDYPEVINLRKKFYLNQKNYQMVESSLTELRWLEEIPDNKPVMVVAEGVLEYLTEDEVKILLNRLTDHFSHGQIIFDVMNSFAIESSQKSLKKTTGAEHKWAVDDIQKVDVMDSKLKRISSLSIMGSKYIHKLPLKYRLIYKIMHLIPNFRNMIRLLRYNF from the coding sequence ATGAAACCTGAATACAGTAAAACAAAAAGTCCAGAATACAGTAAAACAGAAAGAGTTCACTTGACAGAGGAAAAAGAAACACTTCTTATCACTCTTTATGCAAAAGCTCTGGACAAACGTTCTGAAAAACCAGTTCTCAGTGACCAGAAAGCTGATGAAATGGTAAAAGCAATAGATTATGATTTCGAGAAACTGATTCCCCCTGAAGATTTAAATAGTGCCAATCTTGTGGTTATCCGAGCCAAACAGATAGATGCCTGGCTTGAAGAGTTTCTTAAGACACATCCGGATGTAGTAGTGCTTAATCTTGGTTGTGGCTTAGATACCCTGGTATCCAGAATAAATCCCTCTGCAGATGTTAGCTGGTTTGATGTGGATTACCCCGAAGTTATAAACCTAAGAAAAAAGTTCTATTTAAACCAAAAAAACTACCAGATGGTGGAATCTTCATTAACTGAATTAAGATGGTTGGAAGAAATTCCAGACAATAAACCGGTAATGGTAGTTGCAGAAGGTGTGCTGGAATACCTTACCGAAGATGAAGTGAAAATATTGCTCAACAGACTCACCGATCATTTCTCCCATGGTCAAATTATATTTGATGTTATGAACTCATTTGCCATTGAATCCAGCCAAAAGAGTCTTAAAAAGACAACCGGGGCAGAACATAAATGGGCTGTTGATGACATTCAAAAAGTGGATGTAATGGATTCAAAGCTTAAAAGAATCTCCAGTTTGTCGATTATGGGATCGAAATATATACATAAACTTCCATTAAAATACCGTTTGATTTATAAAATCATGCACCTAATTCCAAATTTTAGGAACATGATACGTTTGTTACGCTATAACTTCTAA